The region CGTTCCGGATCACCGTCGAGCCGCAGACCAACGCGGTGCTCGTGGCCGACTACGGCCCGGACGCCCGCGCCGCCGACGCCAACCGCGGCCCGGAGGGGACTGTCGAGTTCAACCGGATCACCGCCGCCGGCAACTACGGCTGGCCGTACTGCGTGGGCAACAACATCCCGTTCAACGACTACAACTTCGCCACCAACACCTCGGGAGCGAAGTTCAACTGCTCCGCGCCGGTCAACAACTCCCCCAACAACACCGGCCTGACCAACCTGCCGGCGGCGAAGTCCGCGCTGGTCTGGTACGCGTACTCCGCCTCCACCCAGTTCCCCGAGCTGGGCACCGGTGGTGGCGGGCCGATGAGCGGCCCGGTCTACGACTACGACCCGGCCAACACCCGCACCACGAAGTTCCCGGAGTACTTCGAGGGCAAGTGGATCACCTACGAACTGACGCGGAGGTGGTTCAAGACCCTCTCGATCCACAAGACGGCGCAGACGTTCAGCAACGCGCGCTTCGGGCCGACCGCCGTCGGCGACCTCCAGTCGATCAACGGCATCTTCGACACCATGAGCTGGATCCAGCCCTTCGAGGCGGAGTTCGGCCCGGACGGTTCGCTCTACGTCATCGACTTCGGCGAGGGCACCGGCAGTGGTCGCGGCGGCAGCAACGCCGGGGCGGGCATCTACCGGATCGACTACGTGGCCAACGGCCGGCCACCGACCGCGAAGATCGCCGCCACCCCGGACAGCGGACGTACGCCGCTCACTGTCACCTTCTCCTCGGCCGGCACGACAGCGGGTGACGGCACGGCGCTCGGCTACGCCTGGGACTTCACCAACGACGGCAGCACCGACTCGACCGCCGCCAACCCGAGTCACACCTACTCCACCGCAGGACAGCACACCGCGCGGCTGACCGTCCGCAACAGCGGAAACGGGTTGACCGCGACCGCGGTCACCGACGTGGTGGTCGGCAACACCCGACCCACCGTGACCATCAGCGTGCCCGACGGCGGCTACTTCGACTTCGGCGACAAGATTCCGTTCACGGTGACGGTCACCGACCCGGAGGACACCACAGTCGACTGCACCAAGGTGACCGTGCAGACGCAACTCGGCCACGACTCGCACGCCCACCCGCTGGACGTCTACACCGGCTGCTCGGGGCTGCTCTCCACCGAGGCGGACGCCGGTGACGGGCACGGACCGGGGCAGAACCTCTACACCCTGATCACCGCGCAGTACACCGACGGCGGCGCGGCCGGCGCACCGGCGCTGACCGGTTCGACCCGCGTGCAGTTGCAGCCCAAGAGCCGGGAGGCCGAGCACTTCAGCACCCAGTCCGGCGTCACGGTCAACGACCGGGCCACCGCCCGCGCCGGTAGGCGGCTCGGCGACGTCGACCACAACGACTGGGTCGCGTACGGGCCGGTGGACCTGCGCAACATCGGCTCGGTCACGCTCGGAGTGACCAATGGCGGTCTCGGCGGCACCATCGAGCTGCGTACCGGGTCGCCGACCGGAACGCTGGTCGGCTCGGTCGCCATCGGCTCGACCGGCGGGTGGGACAACCTGGTCTCCCCCACCGTCACGCTGACCAACAAACCGACCGGCACCACCACCCTGTACGCGAAGTTCGTCAACCCCGCCCAGACCGGCGGCACCCCGGACCTGCTCGCCTTGGACTGGCTACGGTTCAACGGCGCCGGGGTCAAACAGGAACCGGGCGGGACGTTGTCAGTGGCCGCCAACCCGGCCGGTGGCACCGGGACGCTGAACACCACGCTCACCGCCACCGCGACAGCGCCGTCCGGGCAGAGCATCACCGACTACGCGTGGGACTTCGGCGACAACAGCGCCATCGCGCACGGGGCGACCCTGCGCTCGATCGCCCACAGCTATCCCCGTAAGGGCACCTTCACCGTCCGGGTGACGACCACCTACAGCAGCGGGGAAACCCGCTCGATGAATCTGACCGTCACAGTCAACTGACCGCAGGGGCGGTGGCGGTCGGGGTGACCCCGCCCGCCACCGCAGCACTACCAACCGAGCGCCCGTCGCCACGATCCGCGCAACATCAGGGATGTTGGTGCCTCCCATGTGTCGGAGGCAGCATCATCCAGGAAACTGCTCGAATCTTGGCGCGGAGCGTCCGGCACAGGGGGAGCAGGTATCCGACTTTCGCCTCGTCCCGGATGAGGATGAAGACCTGTGGCACCTTTGCCACAACGACCGTGGGGATTTGATCCCCGTTGACGGTGGGTACCGCCTCGGCGACCTCACCATCTTGTCCCAGCGAAGCGGGCATGTCTTCCTCCTAGTTCCCGACCACGACCTCACATCAACCTACCACTCCTGTAAGGCCTATAAATACAGGAAGGGGTGGCCATACGCTCCATGCGATCCCGGTGTTTTGCTCACCCGGTGCCCTACGAGCAGCCACTGTGGCGACAGATCAGAGATGATCTAAGAGCCAAGATCAAGGCGGGGATTTACCCAGCCGGATCGAAGCTGCCGTCTGTCCGCCTCCTGGCCGACGACTACGACACCTCGCACATGACCGTCAGGCGCGCCGTGGACACCATGATTGAGAGCGGCGAGCTGATCGGCAGAGCAGGTAGAGGCATTTTCGTGTCGGCTCCCGGCACGCCAGGTACGAAGCAGTAGCCCGGCTAAGCGAGCGGTGGTGACCGACCAGCCGTTCACCGGGCCGCGCCGGTGTAGGCCCAAGATCCCATCGACCTGGGGTTCGTGGGGCTCCGGCCCGTACGGCAAGCCATGCTCACGCTGATACATGGCCCCATTGCGCAGCCCCCTCACCCACCCGACTCGGGGAGCCCGCATGAACAACCGGTACGTCGTCATCACGGGTGGGCCGGGAGCCGGCAAGACCACGCTGCTCGACAGCCTGCGGCAGGCCGGCCATGCCTGCGTCGATGAGGCGGGGCGACAGATCACCCAGGACCAGCTTCGGATCGGCGGTCAGGCTGTGCACGGCGCGGATTCCCGGCTGTACGCCGAGATCACGCTGAGCTGGGAGATCCGCTCCTACCGCCAGGCCAGCCAGCACACCGGCCCGGTCTTCTTCGACCGCGGGATTCCGGATGTGCTCGGTTACTACCTCCTGCTCGGCTGGCCCGTACCGGATCACGTGGCCGCGGCGGCACGGCGGTTCCGCTACCACCGACGGGTCTTCATCGCCCCGCCCTGGCCGGCGATATACGCCAACGACAGCGAGCGACACCAGGACTTCGCCGAGGCGGTCCGCACCCACGACGCCATGGCCACGGCCTACACCCAGCTCGGCTACGAGCTGAGTGCCCTGCCGCTGAGCGACGTCGTCTCACGCCGCGCCTTCGTCGAGCGACTGGCACTCTGATCGTGGAGGCCCGAGCCGTGGGGCGGCGCGCAGCGGCCCCACCCCACGACTCAGAACTGGCTACTCCCAGGAACTCCGTTGGGTGTAGACGAGGTTGCCGGGGATGATCGTGCCGTTGGTGCGGTACTCGGTGTACGCCCAGACGTCGCCCTCGGCCAGCGGCTTCTTTGGCTTCAGCGTGAAGTTGAAGCCCTGACCGCGCTCTGCCGTGGAGGGCAGGGTCAGCGTGGCAGGTGAATACTTGGCGTTACGGCCGATGATGGCGTAGCCCAGGTCGACATCGACCACCGGACCACCGGGCACCTGCGCGAACACGTACGCGGTGTAGCGCCCCGGCTCGGGCAGGAACTTGTACGCCTGCTCCAGGCTGGTCCAGTACCTGTCACTGCTGTAGATGAGGGTGTCGCCCTTGTACAGGTACAGATCGAGGTTCGTGTTCGGGTCGTCGGTGTTGGCTTCGACGACGATGCCGGCAGTGTTCGCTGGCACGGTGAAGTCGACCTTCTTCACGCCGGATGCCTTCGGGTCGAACACCCCGCCGTAGACGCCGGCCGGAATCGAGTACGACTCCCGCTGCATCGGCGTGTAACCGGTGCTGCGTCCGGCGAGCGGTCCGCTGAAGCCCGGCTGGACGTAGCCGAATGCGCCGTTGGTCATCCGGCCGAACTCCTCGCCGTCGTCGGCGTACGGCCGGGCTGCGATCCCCCACGGACGGGCGGCGACCGGGATCCGGGCGGTGTGGGTCCTGCCGTGCCAGGTGATCGATCCGGTCACGTACCGGTCCCAGGGCGCGCTGCCCCGACGCACGGTGATCGTCACCGTCGCGGAGGCGCCGGGCGCCAGCGTCACCGATGCCGGCGACACGGTGACCTTCATGCCGGGCAGGCCCGACACCGACGAACGGTAGGTCTCCTTCGCCTCACCCACGTTGGTCAGGGTGCGGGTGACGGTCACCGGGCGGGTGCCGTCGTACTCGCGCAACGAGATGGCCGGCAGGTTGAGTTCCTTGCCGTCGGGCTGGGCCGTCTCGCTGAACGTGACCAGTTCCGCCGCCGTCGGTTGGATGACCAGGCCGGGGTCGGCGGCCTTGGCCAGGTTGACGAACCCACTGCCCTGCTCCAGAGGGTCGCTGGTGCCGACCGTGTCGGTGGCGGTGGTCCGCAGCGCGGAGGCGACCGCGCCGGGTGACCAGTCCGGGTGGGTGGCGCGCAGGATCGCCGCCGCGCCGGCCACGTACGGTGAGGCCATCGAGGTGCCGGAGTACGCGTCGTAGTTCCGCCCGAAGTTGCCCGCCGGCGAGACCGCCGCGATGATGTTCGACCCTGGCGCGACCAGGTCCGGCTTGAAGACGCCGAGGGTCACCTTGTCCGGGCCGGTGGAGGAGAAGTCCGCCACGCTCGGGATGCCCGGGACGCTGGAACCGTCACCGCCGCTGCGGAGGGTGACCTTCGCGTCGGTGGGGTGGCGCATCAGGTAGTTGAAGAGCGAGCCGGCCTGCTTCTCGGTCGGCAGGTAGACCACGGGGAAGTTGAAGATGGAGTTGATCCGGTAGTTGCCGACCGGGTCGAACACCACCATCGCCGCCCCGCCCTTGGCCTTGATCTCGGCGGCGGAGCCGAACATGTCGGACAACGCGCAGGCGACGACCTTGCCCTTGATCTTGGCAGGGTCGAGGCTGCCGGGCTCGCAGTAGACCGCGCCCAGATCCGGCGAGCCGGCCTGTTCGCCGAAGACCATCGGTCGTGAGTCGCCGCCGGGCAGGGCGTCCAGCGAACCGCCGACGAGCTTCGTGCCGTCGCCCAGCTTGACCGTCGCCTCGTCGAGCTTGGTCACCGCCGCGCCGACAGTGGTCACCCACGGCGCCGCGTTGCTGATCGCCCCGCTCACGATGCCGGTGTTGCCCGCCGACGCCGCCACGAAGACACCGGCCAGCGTGGCGTTGAGGAACGCGATGCCGATCGGGGTGTTGGCCTCCCAGTCACCGAGCTGGGAGCCGATCGAGAAGTTGATCACCTGTACGCCGTCGGCGACGGCGGCGTCGATGCCGGCGATGATGTCGGCGTCGTAGCCCATGCCACCCCAGAGCACCTTGTAGACGGCGATCTGGGCGTCCGGGGCCACCCCGGCGACGGGACCGAAGCGGCGACCGTCGATCGTGACGTTCGACTGGGGCAGGCCGGCAGCGGTGGAGGCGGTGTGCGTGCCGTGCCCGGACATGTCGCGGGGGGACAGCATCTCGCCGTCGGGCACCGAGCCGCCGTAGGCGAGCCACGAGTCGGCGAAGTACCGGGCGCCGACGATCTTGCCGTTGCAGTGTTCGGCCACGAAGCCGACACCGGTCTGGCAGGTGCCGCGCCAGGTCGCCGGGGCGGGCATCTTCTTGGCGAACGACGCGCTCTCCGGCCAGATGCCGGTGTCCAGGACGCCGATCACCATGCCCGCGCCGGTACCGGGGCCGGGCTTAGCGGGCTTGTCCGGCTTACCGGCGGCGTCCGCTCCCGCCGATTGGTCCACCTCGTCGGGAGTGGGGGTGGGGGTGGCCGGGGCGCTGGGGGCGGGTGCGGTCGGCGGGGGCGTCGGGGTGCCGAGCGCGCGGGAGGCGGTCACGGCGCGGACGCGCTTGTCCGCCCGCAACGCGGTGACCTGCTGGGGGGTCAGCTTCGCGGAGAACCCGTTGAAGGCGGTGGTGTACGCGGCGGTGACCTGGACCTTGGCGGCGGCGGCGACGGCGCTGCGCTGCGCGTCGAGGTGGCCGCGGTAGGCCCGTGCCGGTGCCGACGTCACGTCCAGCCGGCCACCCGCCTGCGGGCGGGTTCGCGCCAGCCCGGACGAGCCGCCGGCGTACGAGGTCAGGGGGTCCTCGGCCAGCTCGACGATGTACATGCCGGGGCGGGTCTCGTCCGCTGCGGCCTGTCGGTCGGCCGCCTTCCGGCCGCCCGGTCGGCGATCGGCGCCGTCGGCCAGGGTGACCTTCTTGTCGGACCCGGCGGTGAAGTAGCCGGCGCTGCCGCCACCCGACGGCCCTGCGGGTGCCGCCGACGCCGATCCCGCGACGCCGGTGGTACCGGTGACCAGGGCGAGGACCAGCGTCGGTATCGCCAGTCTTCGCACCTTGTTTCTGCTCGTGCTGGTAGCCACGAGGCTCCTTTCGATGGCTCCTTTGTGGAGCACTGTTCCGATCGCGACCCGCTCATGGGAGCGCTCCCCCACCTAAGCCGCCGATGGTTAATCGAGGGTTCGGAGAGTGTTTCGGATCGCTGGTGCGTATAAGATCACGATCCGTCAGCCGCGACTAGATCAACTTTCTGCGATGCCGCCACAGCGCAGTGCACACCCCGGCCAGGGCGAGGCCGAGCAGCGGCGCGACACCGACGCCGGCGAGCGTGCAGGCCACCGCCAGCAGCGCCAGCGGCACCCAGCACCAGGCGGGCACGGTCCGCGGCGCACGACCGCGGCGGCGCGCTGCGGCCTCGGTCGCCATCGGCACCACCAGCACCGGCAGCGCGGCGGCCAGCAGGGTCAGCCAGGGCAGCACCAGACGGTCGAAGCGCGCCACCGCCAGCAGCCCGCCGAGCACCGCGACGGCGAGCATCGCCGCCCGCGCCGGCACCCGGGGCGCCAGGCCGCGCACCGCCAACGAACCGGAGTACGTGGTGGTCAGCGCGGCGGCGAAGACCGCCACCGCGACGAACAGATTCGCGTACGCGGCCAGGCCCGACCCGGCGGCCAGCAACGCGACCACGTCCGCCTCACCGGTGCGCAGCCACAGGCCGGCACCGGCGATCACGCCGAGCAGCGCCGGCCCGACCAGCAGCCCCACACACCAGAGCAGGTCCCGCCGCCGGGCGAGGCCGGCACTGAAGTCGGGTGCGCGCAGCGCGAACACCGCCGCGTAGCCGATCAGCGCGGCGGCGTCGGCAAACCCACCGAAGGCGAGCCGGACGGGCGCGCCGGGCGGTGCCAGCACGGCCAGGCACCAGCCGACCAGCGCCACCGCGCTGAGCGTGGTGACCACCGCGATCCGGTTGCCGAGTCGGGCCGGCGCCCAGGAGACACTGAGGACCGCCACCTCCAGCAGGGCCGGCCCGGCCCAGCCCGGCAGGTGCGTCAACGCGGCCAGGGACGCACCGCCGAGCCCGACGTTGAACCCGTTCCACCCGACCATCGACACGGTCAGCACCGCCGCCAGCAGCAACCGCGAGGTGTTCCCCAGGTACGCGGGCAGCACCGCGGTCAGCGTCCCCCCGTCGCCGAGCGGCCGGCGCAGACCGATCCGGCCCTGCCCCCAGAGCAGTGCCGCCATCAGCGCCCCGCCGACCAGCAGACCCGCCACCGGCACCGCCCCACCGTGCCGGGCGGCCATCGCCGCGCCGAGCACCAGCGTGGCAGGTGCGGTGCCGATACCCAGCCACGCGCCGACCGCCGCCGGCCAGCGCCGTTCGGCAGTCTCAGACAACGTGGCGCAGGTAGCCGGCCACCGCCGCGTCCAACACCTCGGCACCCGGGCGCGCCCACACCTCGGCGGAGAAGACCTCCACCTCGATCGGGCCGACGTAACCGGCCGCGTCCACCGCCTCGCGCAGCCGGCGCAACTCGATGCACCCGTCGCCGGGCAGCGCCCGGCCGAGCAGCACCCCCTCCGGCAGTGGCGTCACCCAGTCGCAGACCTGGAACGCGGCGATCCACTCCCCGGCCCGCGCGATCTGCGCGTACACCGTGTCGTCCCACCAGACGTGGTACGCGTCCACGACCACGCCGACCACCGACGGGTCGAACCGCTCGGCGATGTCGAGCGCCTGGCCAAGGGTGGCGATCACGCAGCGGTCGGCGGCGAACATCGGGTGCAGCGGTTCGATCGCCAGCCGTACCCCGGCGGCCTCGGCGTGCGGGGCCAGCTCACCGATCGCGTCGGCGACCCGCCGCCGGGCGCCGTCGATGTCCCGGCTGCCCGGCGGCAGCCCACCGGAGACCAGCACCAGTTCCGGGGCGCCCACTGTGGCCGCCTCCTCGATGGCCCGCAGGTTCTCCGCGCGCCAGTCGTCGGCCGAGAAGAAACCACCCCGGCACAGCGAGGTGACGGTGAGACCCGCGTCGCGGACCAGCTTCGCCGAGCGGGCCAACCCGTACTCGGCCACCGGCTCCCGCCACAACCCGATGCCCGGCACCCCGGCCGCGACGCAACCCGCCACCACCTCCGGCAGCGGCCAGCGCTGGGCGGTGGCCTGGTTGAACGAGAACCGTGCGAGGCTCATTGAGCTGGTCTTCGCTCCCGACTGCGGGGCTCGCAACACCGGCTCACTCCTCGCGCTCACTGGGCTGGTCTTCGCTCCCGACTGCGGGGCTCGCAACACCGGCTCACTCCTCGCGCTCACTGGGCTGTTCTTCGCTCCCGACTGCGGGGCTCGCAACACCGGCTCACTCCTCGCGCTCACTGGGCCACCCCGGCAACCGTGAAGAACGCCCGCGCCCGGGCCGCGGCCAGGTCGGCGTCCGGCAACAACCCGGCCGCGTCGGCCAGGGTGAGCAGGGTGGCCAGGTGCGCCGGAGACCGGCCGGACTGCGCGCCGCCGACCATGGTGAAGTGGTCCTGGTACCCGGCCAGCCAGGCCAGGAAAACGATCCCCGTCTTGTAGTGCCAGGTCGGGGCCGTGAACAGGTGCCGGGCCAGCGGCACGGTCGGCGCGAAGATCTCGTCGTACGCCGCCAGGTCCCCCCGGTCCAGTGCGGCGAACGCGGCGGCTGCGGCCGGCGCGATGGCCGCGAACACCCCGAGCAGAGCGTCGGAGTGCCCCACCTCGTCGCCCCGGATCAGCTCCGGGTAGTGGAAGTCGTCACCGGTGTAGAGGCGTACCCCGGCCGGAAGCCGGCGGCGCAACGCGACCTCCCGGTCGGCGTCCAGCAACGACACCTTGATGCCGTCCACAGCCGACTGATGCGCCTTGATCAGCTCGACGACCGTGTCGGCGGCCAGGTCCAGGTCCACCGCACCCCAGTAGCCGGTCAACGCCGGGTCGAACATCGGGCCCAGCCAGTGCAGCACCACCGGCTCGTCGGCGGCGCTCAGCAGCTCGTCGTACACCCGGAGGTAGTCTTGCGGGCCGCGCGCCGCGGCGGCCAGGTGCCGGCTGCACATCAGCACCGGGCGGGCGCCGGCTGCGCGGACGTCGCCGAGCTGTTCGAGGTACGCGGCGGTGACCGCCGCCAGGGTGGCCGGGCCGGTCGGCAACTGGTCCGTGCCGACCCCGGCGACGATCCGCCCGCCCACCGCGCGGGCCTCGGTGGCGCTGCGGCGGATCAGCTCCCGGGTGGCCGGGTAGTCCAGCCCCATCCCCCGCTGG is a window of Micromonospora sp. WMMD961 DNA encoding:
- a CDS encoding ThuA domain-containing protein, with the translated sequence MPQKIRSLCLILLAVVAVVSTTTALPAEAAPRFRVLVFSKITNFYHDSIPAGIAAIQQLGAAHNFEVVATTDAAAFTDANLATFDALVFNNTNSLPTSGDLLNASQRAALQTFIRNGGGWAGLHAASASERDWQWYEGLVGAIFDYHPDFSSTGGTFPGRVKVLDRAHPSTRNLPELWEQSEEWYNWRTNPTGNVHTLAQIKVRDGINGLDEGVDHAYSWCQRYDGGRSWFTAGGHASSQFSSATFLEHLRYGIEWAAGAVAGDCSATKTSNFERVGLVTENLADPFELAVAPDRKVYYIQRTGALKVVNSDTLQVTTLLDFAYTSAMTDQSDGLLGMTLDRNFASNGWIYLLWSDKTLKQLNLSRFTVANNSVALSSEKRLLTIPTYRGEGRANSHMGGSLAMDGAGRLYAAIGDNTDPFASSGYTPIDERSGRAAWDAQGTAGNTNDLRGKILRITPQSDGTYTVPSGNLFAPGTARTQPEIYAMGMRNPFRITVEPQTNAVLVADYGPDARAADANRGPEGTVEFNRITAAGNYGWPYCVGNNIPFNDYNFATNTSGAKFNCSAPVNNSPNNTGLTNLPAAKSALVWYAYSASTQFPELGTGGGGPMSGPVYDYDPANTRTTKFPEYFEGKWITYELTRRWFKTLSIHKTAQTFSNARFGPTAVGDLQSINGIFDTMSWIQPFEAEFGPDGSLYVIDFGEGTGSGRGGSNAGAGIYRIDYVANGRPPTAKIAATPDSGRTPLTVTFSSAGTTAGDGTALGYAWDFTNDGSTDSTAANPSHTYSTAGQHTARLTVRNSGNGLTATAVTDVVVGNTRPTVTISVPDGGYFDFGDKIPFTVTVTDPEDTTVDCTKVTVQTQLGHDSHAHPLDVYTGCSGLLSTEADAGDGHGPGQNLYTLITAQYTDGGAAGAPALTGSTRVQLQPKSREAEHFSTQSGVTVNDRATARAGRRLGDVDHNDWVAYGPVDLRNIGSVTLGVTNGGLGGTIELRTGSPTGTLVGSVAIGSTGGWDNLVSPTVTLTNKPTGTTTLYAKFVNPAQTGGTPDLLALDWLRFNGAGVKQEPGGTLSVAANPAGGTGTLNTTLTATATAPSGQSITDYAWDFGDNSAIAHGATLRSIAHSYPRKGTFTVRVTTTYSSGETRSMNLTVTVN
- a CDS encoding GntR family transcriptional regulator is translated as MPYEQPLWRQIRDDLRAKIKAGIYPAGSKLPSVRLLADDYDTSHMTVRRAVDTMIESGELIGRAGRGIFVSAPGTPGTKQ
- a CDS encoding AAA family ATPase yields the protein MNNRYVVITGGPGAGKTTLLDSLRQAGHACVDEAGRQITQDQLRIGGQAVHGADSRLYAEITLSWEIRSYRQASQHTGPVFFDRGIPDVLGYYLLLGWPVPDHVAAAARRFRYHRRVFIAPPWPAIYANDSERHQDFAEAVRTHDAMATAYTQLGYELSALPLSDVVSRRAFVERLAL
- a CDS encoding S8 family peptidase; translated protein: MRRLAIPTLVLALVTGTTGVAGSASAAPAGPSGGGSAGYFTAGSDKKVTLADGADRRPGGRKAADRQAAADETRPGMYIVELAEDPLTSYAGGSSGLARTRPQAGGRLDVTSAPARAYRGHLDAQRSAVAAAAKVQVTAAYTTAFNGFSAKLTPQQVTALRADKRVRAVTASRALGTPTPPPTAPAPSAPATPTPTPDEVDQSAGADAAGKPDKPAKPGPGTGAGMVIGVLDTGIWPESASFAKKMPAPATWRGTCQTGVGFVAEHCNGKIVGARYFADSWLAYGGSVPDGEMLSPRDMSGHGTHTASTAAGLPQSNVTIDGRRFGPVAGVAPDAQIAVYKVLWGGMGYDADIIAGIDAAVADGVQVINFSIGSQLGDWEANTPIGIAFLNATLAGVFVAASAGNTGIVSGAISNAAPWVTTVGAAVTKLDEATVKLGDGTKLVGGSLDALPGGDSRPMVFGEQAGSPDLGAVYCEPGSLDPAKIKGKVVACALSDMFGSAAEIKAKGGAAMVVFDPVGNYRINSIFNFPVVYLPTEKQAGSLFNYLMRHPTDAKVTLRSGGDGSSVPGIPSVADFSSTGPDKVTLGVFKPDLVAPGSNIIAAVSPAGNFGRNYDAYSGTSMASPYVAGAAAILRATHPDWSPGAVASALRTTATDTVGTSDPLEQGSGFVNLAKAADPGLVIQPTAAELVTFSETAQPDGKELNLPAISLREYDGTRPVTVTRTLTNVGEAKETYRSSVSGLPGMKVTVSPASVTLAPGASATVTITVRRGSAPWDRYVTGSITWHGRTHTARIPVAARPWGIAARPYADDGEEFGRMTNGAFGYVQPGFSGPLAGRSTGYTPMQRESYSIPAGVYGGVFDPKASGVKKVDFTVPANTAGIVVEANTDDPNTNLDLYLYKGDTLIYSSDRYWTSLEQAYKFLPEPGRYTAYVFAQVPGGPVVDVDLGYAIIGRNAKYSPATLTLPSTAERGQGFNFTLKPKKPLAEGDVWAYTEYRTNGTIIPGNLVYTQRSSWE
- a CDS encoding sugar phosphate isomerase/epimerase family protein, translated to MSLARFSFNQATAQRWPLPEVVAGCVAAGVPGIGLWREPVAEYGLARSAKLVRDAGLTVTSLCRGGFFSADDWRAENLRAIEEAATVGAPELVLVSGGLPPGSRDIDGARRRVADAIGELAPHAEAAGVRLAIEPLHPMFAADRCVIATLGQALDIAERFDPSVVGVVVDAYHVWWDDTVYAQIARAGEWIAAFQVCDWVTPLPEGVLLGRALPGDGCIELRRLREAVDAAGYVGPIEVEVFSAEVWARPGAEVLDAAVAGYLRHVV
- a CDS encoding dihydrodipicolinate synthase family protein; the encoded protein is MTAEVVLPGGRRHRLTGGGGFARPAAPATSRIAYAAAHVVADPRAENVPGAPAAVDWDTTLAFRRHLWSYGLGVAEAMDTAQRGMGLDYPATRELIRRSATEARAVGGRIVAGVGTDQLPTGPATLAAVTAAYLEQLGDVRAAGARPVLMCSRHLAAAARGPQDYLRVYDELLSAADEPVVLHWLGPMFDPALTGYWGAVDLDLAADTVVELIKAHQSAVDGIKVSLLDADREVALRRRLPAGVRLYTGDDFHYPELIRGDEVGHSDALLGVFAAIAPAAAAAFAALDRGDLAAYDEIFAPTVPLARHLFTAPTWHYKTGIVFLAWLAGYQDHFTMVGGAQSGRSPAHLATLLTLADAAGLLPDADLAAARARAFFTVAGVAQ